The following coding sequences lie in one Flavobacterium sediminis genomic window:
- a CDS encoding exopolysaccharide biosynthesis polyprenyl glycosylphosphotransferase — MSSRTGRYSGYIRPFSYGIDLLIINFLSYYFLPEPLNIFSYHLFISIAWILIAWNVAFYEVFRFTTEFQILGKIVKQYVLFLIFNFAYLGYFYKFSEPSQMIKFISLSLVLVTVEKFSVYYFLRRFRVTFGGNFRRVIIVGNGKQVDQLIHFFNDNPDYGYKLIHVFDTKELKKNNFKSCFEYVTENKIDEIYCSLNSLTNNELNRFVNFTDNNLKKLKLLPDSKNVLSRNLILDYYGYIPIVSLRNIPLDKRTSQIIKRTFDIAFSLFVIIGVLSWLTPVLAIWIKLESKGPVFFKQKRNGLNYEEFYCYKFRSMRLNPIADLEQVQKNDPRITRIGAFMRKTSIDELPQFFNVLLGDMSVVGPRPHMVSHTEMYAKRVDKFMVRHFIKPGITGLAQTNGYREK; from the coding sequence TTGTCATCAAGAACAGGTAGATATTCAGGCTATATAAGGCCATTTTCTTATGGAATTGATTTATTGATAATCAACTTCCTGAGCTATTATTTTTTACCTGAACCGCTAAATATCTTTAGCTATCACCTGTTCATATCAATTGCCTGGATACTGATTGCCTGGAATGTAGCTTTTTATGAAGTTTTTCGATTCACAACTGAGTTCCAGATCTTAGGTAAGATCGTAAAACAATATGTTTTATTCCTCATATTCAATTTTGCCTACTTAGGATACTTTTACAAGTTTTCCGAACCTTCTCAAATGATAAAATTTATTTCGTTATCATTAGTTTTGGTTACAGTAGAAAAGTTTTCAGTGTATTACTTTTTAAGGCGTTTCAGGGTTACTTTCGGAGGGAATTTCAGAAGAGTCATTATTGTAGGAAACGGTAAACAAGTAGATCAGCTGATCCATTTTTTTAACGACAATCCCGATTACGGATATAAGCTCATACATGTTTTTGATACGAAAGAGCTAAAGAAGAACAATTTTAAATCATGTTTCGAATATGTAACAGAAAATAAAATCGATGAAATCTATTGTTCCCTGAATAGTTTGACCAACAATGAACTAAACCGTTTCGTTAATTTTACAGATAATAATCTTAAAAAGTTAAAACTTTTACCCGACAGTAAAAATGTCTTATCCCGTAATTTGATTTTAGACTATTATGGGTATATACCTATAGTTTCATTGCGAAATATACCTTTGGACAAAAGAACCAGTCAAATAATTAAAAGAACATTTGATATTGCTTTTTCATTGTTTGTCATTATCGGAGTTCTATCTTGGTTGACACCTGTTTTGGCTATTTGGATTAAATTGGAGTCAAAAGGACCGGTGTTTTTTAAACAAAAAAGAAATGGTTTAAATTATGAAGAGTTCTATTGTTATAAATTTCGTTCCATGCGTTTGAACCCGATCGCTGATTTGGAACAGGTACAAAAGAACGACCCCAGAATTACCAGAATAGGTGCTTTTATGAGAAAGACCAGTATTGACGAGTTGCCCCAGTTCTTTAATGTGTTGTTAGGAGATATGTCAGTTGTCGGTCCGAGGCCTCACATGGTAAGCCACACTGAAATGTATGCTAAACGAGTAGATAAGTTTATGGTTCGTCATTTCATTAAACCGGGAATTACAGGTTTAGCCCAGACGAATGGTTATCGGGAGAAGTAG
- a CDS encoding O-antigen ligase family protein: MTNIYSFLKNVWQDLIETQKENNFFIPFLLLLVTIVLPLGINNITLGILFLFLLLNRKKVTFKRSFFLAIPILLFIWMALSYFWAIDKERTLKAIPKEITLLLIPFLFSFIPVFNQKTKEKILKYYSFSIVAFTLVFMMRALIRYAITGDSNAFFYHGEYHDDYGLVPKLLNAIHVSVYVAVAFFYFLTKEVKSKADYSIVLFLFLFLLLLSSKNIIVVFLLLTFFYTSFYSKAVHRVRLRNIAIMVFAIGFILSFSRIKERFLVEIQSNTERGVRNDMTTIHTEQVHVVSIYEAWNNEKFSNGDFFPGAAFRVYQARMFFEFLQEEPIFWKGFGLNASLKKLLDKEKQYDLYPGYGTLNFHNQYIQNFAELGVIGFILLIVMLGVSLYKALQVKDFMHIAFTILMISLFLTESFLWRQRGVVFFTAFYSFFAVSNSRN, translated from the coding sequence ATGACCAATATTTACAGTTTTTTGAAGAATGTATGGCAAGATTTGATAGAAACACAAAAGGAAAATAATTTCTTTATTCCTTTTTTGCTTTTATTGGTAACTATTGTTCTTCCGCTGGGAATAAATAATATTACTTTAGGGATTTTGTTTCTGTTTCTTCTTCTGAACAGAAAAAAAGTAACGTTTAAAAGATCCTTTTTTCTGGCAATACCTATTCTTTTGTTCATTTGGATGGCTTTGTCATATTTCTGGGCCATTGATAAAGAAAGAACACTTAAAGCGATTCCTAAAGAGATCACATTGCTTTTGATCCCTTTTCTTTTTTCCTTTATTCCGGTTTTTAATCAAAAAACCAAAGAGAAAATACTTAAATACTATAGTTTTTCTATTGTTGCCTTCACTTTAGTATTTATGATGCGGGCACTGATACGATATGCGATAACAGGTGATAGCAATGCTTTTTTTTACCATGGCGAATATCATGATGACTATGGGTTAGTCCCTAAATTATTAAATGCTATTCATGTTTCCGTTTATGTAGCAGTGGCATTTTTTTACTTCCTTACTAAAGAAGTAAAATCTAAAGCAGACTATTCTATAGTACTTTTTCTTTTTCTCTTTCTTTTACTGTTATCGTCAAAGAATATTATTGTTGTTTTTCTTTTACTGACGTTTTTTTATACTTCTTTTTATTCTAAAGCAGTTCACAGAGTCCGTTTGCGCAATATAGCTATAATGGTGTTTGCAATTGGGTTTATTCTTTCTTTTAGTAGAATTAAAGAACGTTTTTTAGTTGAAATTCAATCAAATACAGAAAGAGGAGTGCGTAACGACATGACTACCATTCATACAGAGCAAGTTCATGTTGTGAGCATTTATGAAGCATGGAACAATGAAAAATTTTCTAATGGAGATTTTTTCCCGGGAGCTGCTTTCAGAGTATATCAGGCCAGAATGTTTTTTGAGTTTTTACAGGAAGAACCTATTTTCTGGAAAGGGTTCGGATTAAATGCTTCTCTGAAAAAATTATTGGATAAAGAAAAGCAGTATGATCTTTACCCGGGTTATGGAACGCTCAATTTTCATAATCAGTACATACAGAATTTTGCCGAGTTAGGAGTAATAGGATTTATTCTTTTAATAGTTATGTTGGGCGTATCACTTTACAAAGCTTTACAGGTTAAAGATTTTATGCATATTGCTTTTACAATTCTGATGATAAGCTTATTTTTGACAGAATCATTTTTATGGAGGCAGAGAGGAGTAGTTTTTTTTACCGCTTTCTATTCTTTTTTCGCCGTTTCAAATAGTAGAAATTAA
- a CDS encoding PadR family transcriptional regulator, producing the protein MKNSQLYKGSLNTIIMKLLEENGRMYGYEITQRVKEITKGELHITEGALYPALHKLEAEGLLDVEVEKVDNRLRKYYKLTEKGSEETVNRLAELEEFIKNMQTIVNPKLSY; encoded by the coding sequence ATGAAAAATTCGCAATTGTACAAAGGGAGTTTGAATACCATCATTATGAAGTTGCTTGAAGAGAACGGCAGAATGTATGGCTATGAGATTACGCAGCGAGTAAAGGAAATTACAAAAGGAGAACTCCATATCACAGAAGGTGCATTGTATCCGGCGTTGCACAAACTGGAGGCAGAAGGCTTGTTGGATGTTGAGGTAGAAAAGGTAGACAACCGACTGCGAAAATATTACAAGCTCACAGAAAAAGGTTCGGAAGAAACAGTAAATCGTCTGGCTGAACTGGAGGAGTTTATTAAGAATATGCAAACTATTGTGAACCCTAAATTGAGTTATTGA
- a CDS encoding ferredoxin--NADP reductase, with translation MSSFYKLSIKEVKRETPQAVSISFNIPAELKEHYTFVAGQYVTVKLTLDGQEIRRAYSICSSPKSGELRIAVKAIPNGLFSTFANEKLVAGNVLEVSQPEGKFTFEPNVDKQRNLAAFAAGSGITPILSIIKSVLEEEPRSSFVLLYGNKNPEETIFHEEISQLQEQYLSRFFVHYVYSQANIPGEHFGRIDKPNINFIIRNKHSEKTFDKFFLCGPEEMIKTANDVLKENHIPEKSIKYELFTTSDSGNEKVENLEGKTKITVLLDYEETTFEMDKSQTLLDAAVKKGLDAPYSCRGGVCSSCIARIKKGTAEMKKNEILTDKEVAQGLTLTCQAHPTSSEIEVDYDDV, from the coding sequence ATGTCGTCATTTTATAAACTCAGCATAAAAGAAGTAAAAAGAGAAACCCCTCAAGCTGTTTCTATTTCCTTTAATATTCCTGCCGAATTAAAAGAACACTACACTTTTGTAGCCGGACAATATGTAACTGTAAAATTAACGTTAGACGGACAAGAGATCCGTCGTGCTTATTCTATTTGTTCTTCACCAAAAAGCGGTGAATTACGAATTGCAGTAAAAGCCATTCCTAACGGACTGTTCTCTACTTTTGCCAATGAAAAACTGGTTGCAGGAAATGTTTTAGAAGTAAGCCAACCTGAAGGTAAATTTACCTTTGAACCGAATGTTGATAAGCAACGTAATTTAGCTGCATTTGCTGCAGGAAGTGGTATTACGCCTATTTTATCTATCATTAAATCCGTTTTAGAAGAAGAACCACGCAGTTCATTTGTTTTACTTTACGGAAACAAAAACCCTGAAGAAACTATTTTTCACGAGGAGATTTCTCAATTACAAGAACAATATTTAAGCCGTTTCTTTGTACATTATGTATACAGTCAGGCTAATATTCCGGGCGAACACTTTGGTCGCATCGACAAGCCCAATATCAACTTCATCATTCGCAACAAACACAGCGAAAAAACATTTGATAAATTCTTCCTTTGCGGACCGGAAGAGATGATTAAAACAGCTAACGACGTTTTAAAAGAAAATCATATTCCTGAAAAAAGTATCAAATACGAATTATTCACTACTTCCGATAGCGGAAATGAAAAAGTAGAAAACCTAGAGGGTAAAACTAAGATTACTGTTTTACTGGATTATGAGGAAACTACTTTTGAAATGGATAAAAGTCAAACGCTTTTAGATGCTGCCGTTAAAAAAGGATTAGATGCTCCTTATTCTTGCCGCGGTGGTGTTTGTAGCAGTTGTATTGCCCGTATTAAAAAAGGAACTGCCGAAATGAAGAAAAATGAAATCTTAACGGATAAAGAAGTAGCACAAGGATTAACATTAACCTGTCAGGCACACCCTACATCAAGCGAGATAGAAGTGGATTATGATGATGTATAA
- the purD gene encoding phosphoribosylamine--glycine ligase, giving the protein MNILLLGSGGREHALAWKMLQSNKCSQLFVAPGNAGTALIAKNIAINPNDFEAVKQLVLAEKIEMVVVGPEDPLVNGVYDFFKNDADLVSVPVIGPSKYAAQLEGSKEFAKEFLVRHNIPTARYESFTAETVEKGYAFLETLNAPYVLKADGLAAGKGVLILNDLAEAKEELKNMLVDAKFGSASAKVVIEEFLSGIELSCFVLTDGQSYKILPTAKDYKRIGEGDTGLNTGGMGAVSPVPFATPEFLAKIEDRIVKPTVAGLQKDNMDYKGFVFIGLIKVGDDPFVIEYNVRMGDPETEVVMPRLKSDLVEIFEAISRQELDKISLEIDERAATTIMMVSGGYPEDYEKGKTITGIEKVANSIVFHAGTTLKEGEVVTNGGRVLAITSYGQTYEEAIAQSYRSIDTIAFDKMYFRKDIGFDL; this is encoded by the coding sequence ATGAATATTCTTCTTTTAGGTTCGGGCGGTCGCGAGCACGCATTGGCTTGGAAAATGTTACAGAGCAATAAATGTAGCCAACTTTTTGTTGCTCCCGGAAATGCCGGAACAGCCCTGATTGCTAAAAATATAGCTATTAATCCAAATGATTTTGAAGCAGTAAAACAACTGGTTTTAGCAGAAAAAATAGAAATGGTAGTAGTAGGACCGGAGGATCCGCTAGTTAACGGAGTATATGATTTTTTTAAAAATGATGCAGATCTGGTTTCTGTTCCGGTGATCGGCCCGTCAAAATACGCTGCACAATTAGAAGGAAGTAAGGAGTTTGCTAAAGAGTTTTTAGTAAGACACAATATCCCGACGGCTCGTTATGAAAGCTTTACAGCAGAAACCGTTGAAAAAGGTTATGCATTTTTAGAAACATTGAATGCTCCTTATGTGTTAAAAGCAGATGGTCTGGCTGCCGGAAAAGGAGTTTTGATTCTAAATGATTTAGCTGAAGCTAAGGAAGAATTAAAGAACATGTTGGTCGATGCTAAATTTGGCTCTGCCAGTGCTAAAGTAGTTATCGAAGAATTTTTAAGTGGGATCGAATTGAGCTGCTTTGTCTTAACAGATGGACAATCGTATAAGATTTTACCAACAGCAAAGGATTACAAACGAATAGGGGAAGGCGATACCGGATTGAATACGGGAGGTATGGGAGCTGTTTCTCCGGTTCCGTTTGCAACGCCTGAATTTTTAGCTAAAATTGAGGATAGAATTGTAAAACCAACAGTTGCCGGTTTGCAGAAAGACAACATGGATTATAAAGGCTTTGTTTTTATAGGTTTAATTAAAGTTGGTGATGATCCTTTTGTAATTGAATATAATGTTCGAATGGGTGACCCGGAAACGGAAGTAGTAATGCCTCGTTTGAAAAGTGATCTGGTTGAAATCTTTGAAGCAATTTCTAGACAGGAATTAGATAAAATTTCATTAGAAATTGATGAAAGAGCAGCAACAACAATAATGATGGTGTCAGGAGGTTATCCGGAAGACTATGAAAAAGGAAAAACAATTACAGGCATTGAAAAGGTAGCCAACTCAATTGTGTTTCATGCCGGAACAACTTTAAAAGAGGGTGAAGTTGTTACAAACGGAGGTCGTGTTTTAGCCATTACTTCTTATGGGCAAACCTATGAAGAAGCTATAGCACAATCTTACCGCAGCATAGATACAATAGCTTTTGATAAAATGTATTTTAGAAAAGACATTGGTTTTGATTTATAA
- the upp gene encoding uracil phosphoribosyltransferase, with protein MHIHYISEQNSILNHFLTQLRDVSIQKDSMRFRKNIERIGEIMAYELSKTLDYKNIDVQTPLGVKHTTTIAEPVVLCSILRAGLALHQGFMNFFDDAENGFVSAYRHHYDNDDKFEILVEYQAAPSFEGKNLILIDPMLATGQSLVAVLNQLHLEQKPKEIHIAVVIAAPEGIQFLKENLPENCHLWVAALDDHLNAKKYIVPGLGDAGDLAYGSKL; from the coding sequence ATGCACATTCATTATATCTCAGAACAAAACAGTATTTTAAATCATTTTTTAACGCAATTGCGCGATGTTTCCATTCAGAAAGACAGCATGCGGTTCCGTAAAAACATTGAACGCATTGGCGAAATTATGGCTTACGAATTGAGTAAAACATTAGATTATAAAAATATTGATGTTCAAACTCCGTTAGGCGTGAAACACACCACAACTATTGCTGAGCCAGTGGTTTTGTGTTCCATTTTAAGAGCCGGATTAGCACTACATCAAGGTTTTATGAACTTCTTTGACGATGCTGAAAACGGTTTTGTTTCTGCCTATCGTCATCATTATGACAATGATGATAAGTTTGAAATTTTAGTAGAATACCAAGCAGCTCCGTCTTTTGAAGGTAAAAACCTGATCCTGATAGATCCTATGCTGGCCACCGGACAATCCTTAGTGGCTGTTTTAAATCAACTGCATCTGGAACAAAAACCAAAAGAGATCCATATCGCTGTAGTCATTGCTGCTCCGGAAGGAATTCAGTTTTTAAAGGAAAACCTACCCGAAAATTGTCATTTATGGGTAGCGGCACTTGACGATCATTTAAATGCTAAAAAATATATTGTTCCGGGATTAGGCGATGCCGGAGATTTAGCTTACGGCAGTAAGCTATAA
- a CDS encoding DUF6341 family protein — translation MKSFFEAIQSLFVDFLLKPYDALRALELENWWTANTINWIFMIICCVAFVYWMKQLSIFKANSEDEQDTTAHSFLK, via the coding sequence ATGAAATCGTTTTTTGAGGCTATACAATCATTGTTTGTTGACTTTTTACTAAAACCTTATGATGCATTAAGAGCACTAGAATTAGAAAACTGGTGGACTGCTAATACAATTAATTGGATCTTTATGATTATTTGTTGTGTAGCATTCGTTTACTGGATGAAACAATTAAGTATTTTTAAAGCAAACAGTGAAGATGAGCAAGATACAACAGCTCACTCTTTCTTGAAATAA
- a CDS encoding glycosyltransferase family 9 protein — translation MAKPKHILVIRLSAMGDVAMTVPVLRAFSLQYPEVKITVVSRPFFAPFFDGISNVTFFGVDVKGRHKGFVGLLRLFFDLCQLKIDAVADLHNVLRSKVVRTLFALSGKKVAATDKGRADKKALTRVENKVFAPVQSMVERHVDTFERLGFSISLEHPIFPDKAKLSTEILAVTGEKKQNWIGIAPFAQYETKVYPQDLMQQVVDALAKDQKNTIFLFGGGEAEIQKLNQLQNQYKNGVVVAGKLKFKQELDLISNMDVMLSMDSGNAHIAAMFGVKVITLWGATHPYAGFKPFNQPDDFCITADRTQYPLLPTSVYGNKKVEGYEDAMRSIQPDTVVEKIKKELK, via the coding sequence ATGGCTAAGCCTAAACATATTTTAGTTATCAGGCTCTCAGCTATGGGCGATGTCGCAATGACGGTTCCCGTGTTGAGAGCTTTTTCTTTGCAATATCCCGAAGTTAAAATCACAGTGGTTTCCCGACCGTTTTTTGCGCCTTTTTTTGACGGAATTTCGAATGTCACTTTTTTCGGTGTTGATGTAAAAGGGCGGCATAAAGGTTTTGTAGGGTTATTGCGTTTGTTTTTCGATTTGTGCCAATTAAAGATTGATGCCGTTGCGGATCTGCACAATGTATTACGCTCAAAAGTGGTACGGACTTTATTTGCACTAAGCGGAAAGAAAGTCGCTGCAACTGATAAAGGCAGAGCCGATAAAAAGGCCCTGACACGTGTTGAGAATAAGGTTTTTGCTCCGGTACAATCGATGGTTGAAAGACATGTTGATACCTTTGAAAGATTAGGTTTTTCTATTTCTTTAGAGCATCCGATATTTCCGGATAAAGCGAAACTTTCAACAGAAATTCTTGCAGTTACAGGAGAAAAAAAACAAAATTGGATAGGAATTGCACCTTTTGCACAATATGAAACCAAAGTATATCCGCAGGATCTGATGCAACAAGTGGTGGATGCTTTAGCAAAGGATCAGAAGAATACTATATTCCTTTTTGGCGGCGGCGAAGCTGAGATACAAAAATTGAATCAATTACAAAACCAATATAAAAATGGGGTAGTAGTTGCCGGAAAATTGAAATTTAAACAAGAACTTGATCTGATTTCTAATATGGATGTGATGCTATCCATGGATAGCGGAAATGCTCATATTGCAGCCATGTTTGGTGTAAAAGTGATTACACTTTGGGGTGCTACACATCCGTATGCCGGATTTAAGCCTTTTAACCAACCGGATGATTTTTGTATTACGGCTGATAGAACACAATATCCGTTGTTGCCAACATCAGTTTACGGAAATAAAAAAGTGGAAGGCTATGAAGATGCTATGCGAAGCATTCAACCGGATACTGTAGTAGAAAAAATAAAAAAGGAGCTTAAATAG
- a CDS encoding phenylacetate--CoA ligase family protein, with product MLKLFDLSLKLNGFPIAKAQEEFASFTAVSADDYPEFIEKRKQAIVDFHLKHNTFYRNLAGNETFTSWNHLPVLAKKHLQKPLVERLSEGYTEKTVFVNKTSGSSGDPFVFAKDKHAHALTWASNMYRFGWFGIDFNSSYQARFYGIPLDKTGYYKERFKDFLSHRYRFPIFDLSDKVLEGVLEHFKTKKFDYINGYTSSIVLFAKFLQQRNIILTEVCPTLKVCMVTSEMLFEEDKKLLETYLGVPIVNEYGASELDLIAFQNPQGEWQVNSETLFVEILDENNQPVPYGTEGKVVITSLDNKAHPFIRYEIGDMGILDEKSTAKKPILKKLIGRTSDIALLPSGKKSPGLTFYYVTKSIIEDDGNVKEFIVRQKTLDSFEIDYVSENELTLNQITEIEKAIAKYLEPGLHFTYNRKEILKRTARGKLKQFQTEL from the coding sequence ATGCTGAAACTATTTGATCTAAGCTTAAAATTAAACGGCTTTCCTATTGCCAAAGCACAAGAAGAATTTGCTTCATTTACAGCAGTTTCAGCAGATGATTACCCAGAATTTATTGAAAAACGAAAACAAGCTATTGTCGATTTTCATTTGAAGCACAATACTTTTTACCGCAATTTAGCAGGCAACGAAACCTTTACTTCCTGGAATCATTTACCCGTTTTAGCTAAAAAACATCTTCAAAAGCCTTTAGTTGAAAGACTTTCTGAGGGATATACCGAAAAGACCGTTTTTGTGAATAAAACTTCCGGTTCAAGTGGCGACCCATTTGTTTTTGCCAAGGATAAACATGCTCATGCTTTAACCTGGGCTTCCAATATGTATCGCTTTGGTTGGTTTGGCATTGATTTTAATTCGTCGTATCAAGCACGGTTCTATGGTATTCCTTTAGATAAAACAGGTTATTACAAAGAACGATTTAAAGATTTTTTAAGTCACCGTTACCGATTTCCTATTTTTGATTTATCAGACAAGGTTTTGGAAGGTGTTTTAGAACATTTTAAAACTAAAAAATTTGACTACATCAACGGTTACACCAGTTCGATTGTATTGTTTGCCAAATTTTTACAACAGCGCAACATCATTTTAACCGAAGTTTGTCCGACTTTAAAAGTCTGCATGGTGACTTCGGAAATGTTATTTGAAGAAGACAAAAAGTTGTTAGAAACGTATTTAGGAGTTCCTATTGTAAACGAATATGGCGCTTCAGAATTGGATTTGATTGCTTTTCAAAATCCACAAGGCGAATGGCAGGTAAACAGTGAAACCTTATTCGTAGAAATTTTAGACGAAAACAACCAACCTGTTCCATACGGCACGGAAGGAAAAGTAGTGATTACATCTTTAGACAATAAAGCCCATCCTTTCATTCGTTATGAAATAGGCGATATGGGGATTCTGGATGAAAAAAGCACTGCTAAAAAACCTATTTTAAAAAAACTAATCGGTAGAACCAGTGACATTGCTTTGTTGCCAAGTGGCAAAAAATCGCCCGGACTAACCTTTTACTATGTAACCAAAAGCATCATTGAAGACGACGGGAATGTAAAAGAATTTATTGTCCGCCAGAAGACCTTGGATTCCTTTGAGATTGATTATGTAAGCGAAAACGAATTGACTTTGAATCAAATTACAGAAATTGAAAAAGCTATTGCCAAGTATTTAGAACCCGGATTGCATTTTACCTACAACAGAAAAGAGATTTTAAAACGAACAGCCAGAGGAAAGCTAAAACAATTTCAAACGGAACTATAA
- a CDS encoding glycosyltransferase family 2 protein codes for MKLVSVITPTFNAEKFVAETIQSVLKQTHTHWELILVDDVSTDHTVSVLRSFAKQDTRIKVFQLAENSGPGVARNFAIQQAQGNYIAFLDADDLWKPEKLEKQLQFMEEEHLPMTFSFYEQIDEEGNSLQKEITAPLEVTYSKLFYCNWIGNLTGIYSVDFFGKIPIASIKKRQDWILWLTLVKKIGKVKPVPESLAYYRVRKNSVSSSKVKLIKYNYTIYKDFHGNNPLKAAFNTGLFLIHQLLVKPRFTK; via the coding sequence ATGAAATTAGTCTCTGTTATAACACCCACATTTAATGCAGAAAAATTTGTTGCAGAAACCATTCAGTCGGTTTTAAAACAAACACATACTCATTGGGAATTAATTCTGGTAGACGATGTTTCAACGGATCATACGGTTTCCGTCCTCCGGTCTTTTGCTAAGCAGGATACGCGTATAAAAGTTTTCCAATTGGCTGAAAATTCAGGACCGGGTGTAGCTCGTAACTTTGCTATTCAACAAGCTCAGGGAAATTATATCGCTTTTTTAGATGCAGATGATTTATGGAAACCGGAAAAACTGGAGAAGCAACTTCAATTTATGGAGGAAGAACATCTTCCGATGACATTTTCTTTCTATGAACAGATAGATGAAGAAGGAAATAGCCTGCAAAAAGAAATTACAGCACCTTTAGAGGTTACCTATTCTAAATTATTTTATTGCAACTGGATTGGTAACTTAACAGGTATCTATTCTGTTGATTTTTTCGGTAAAATTCCGATAGCAAGCATCAAAAAACGCCAGGATTGGATCTTATGGCTTACATTGGTTAAAAAAATTGGTAAGGTAAAACCGGTTCCGGAAAGTTTAGCTTATTATCGTGTGCGAAAAAATTCTGTTTCGTCATCCAAAGTAAAATTGATTAAGTACAATTATACCATTTATAAAGATTTTCATGGCAATAATCCGTTGAAAGCTGCTTTCAATACAGGTTTGTTTTTGATTCACCAATTGTTGGTCAAGCCCCGTTTCACAAAGTAA
- a CDS encoding DUF4254 domain-containing protein, which yields MFAEFAFPIFEQSIKDYHIIDDVYQPVKNPYEKGTIEYLLYAKNWVDTVQWHYEDIIRDPQIDPVAALDLKRKIDASNQVRTDMVEFIDSYFLQKYKDVQVKPNAKINTESPAWAIDRLSILALKIYHMSEEANREEATAEHRAKCQEKLNVLLEQKSDMYTSINELLTDIENGDKYMKVYKQMKMYNDEELNPVLYQNKK from the coding sequence ATGTTTGCAGAATTTGCTTTTCCCATTTTTGAACAATCTATTAAAGACTATCATATAATTGACGATGTGTACCAACCGGTTAAGAATCCGTATGAAAAAGGCACTATAGAATATTTATTATATGCTAAAAATTGGGTAGATACAGTACAGTGGCATTATGAAGACATTATTCGTGATCCGCAAATTGATCCGGTGGCAGCATTAGACCTAAAACGCAAGATAGATGCTTCAAACCAGGTTCGTACGGATATGGTAGAATTTATTGACAGCTACTTTCTTCAAAAATACAAGGATGTTCAGGTAAAACCGAATGCTAAAATCAATACGGAAAGTCCGGCTTGGGCCATTGACCGTTTGTCTATTTTGGCTTTAAAGATTTACCACATGAGCGAAGAAGCTAATCGTGAAGAAGCTACAGCAGAGCATCGTGCAAAATGCCAGGAAAAACTGAATGTTCTTTTGGAGCAAAAAAGTGATATGTACACTTCTATTAACGAATTGTTGACAGATATTGAGAACGGAGACAAATACATGAAGGTGTACAAACAAATGAAAATGTATAACGACGAGGAATTGAATCCGGTGTTGTATCAAAATAAGAAGTAA